A stretch of Paenibacillus sp. URB8-2 DNA encodes these proteins:
- the modD gene encoding ModD protein yields the protein MIYIPDEAIDRMIGEDIPYLDLTTWALDIGGKRGKIEYFSREKAVLCGTEEVLRMLVKLGVAPEFSLPSGTVIEPQQVFLSGTGTAQSLQMAWKVTQNLLECCSGIATKTRRIVDKVKSVNPAVSVASTRKSFPGTKAMSVKAILCGGAAPHRLGLSETVLVFKEHAGFCGGPDALVERIGELKSRVPEKKLVVETDSVEYALRLCRAGVDCVQFDKLSPDELLAGSAELRAVNPNVVLLAAGGIDEHNAAAYAASGVDVLVTTGLFFAKPLDMSVRLLPEGE from the coding sequence ATGATCTATATTCCCGATGAGGCCATTGACCGGATGATCGGAGAGGATATTCCTTATCTCGATTTGACGACATGGGCGCTTGATATCGGCGGAAAACGGGGAAAAATTGAGTACTTCTCCAGAGAGAAGGCGGTGCTGTGCGGGACGGAAGAAGTGCTGCGCATGTTGGTCAAACTGGGGGTTGCGCCCGAGTTCAGCCTTCCGTCGGGTACAGTGATTGAACCGCAGCAGGTATTTCTGTCGGGAACGGGTACGGCGCAGTCGCTGCAGATGGCCTGGAAAGTAACGCAAAATCTGCTGGAATGCTGCTCCGGCATTGCTACCAAGACAAGACGAATTGTAGACAAAGTGAAGTCAGTCAATCCGGCTGTCTCCGTGGCAAGCACGAGAAAAAGCTTTCCCGGCACCAAGGCGATGAGCGTCAAGGCGATTCTGTGCGGAGGCGCCGCTCCCCACCGACTGGGGTTGTCCGAGACCGTGCTCGTCTTCAAGGAACATGCAGGCTTTTGCGGCGGTCCGGATGCTTTGGTCGAGCGGATCGGAGAGCTGAAATCCAGAGTCCCGGAGAAAAAGCTGGTGGTCGAGACAGACTCCGTGGAATACGCTCTCCGTCTGTGCCGCGCCGGGGTGGATTGTGTGCAGTTCGACAAGCTGTCCCCGGATGAACTGCTTGCGGGAAGCGCGGAGCTTCGGGCCGTGAATCCCAATGTGGTGCTGCTGGCGGCAGGAGGCATCGACGAGCACAACGCCGCAGCCTATGCGGCTTCCGGCGTCGATGTGCTGGTGACGACCGGCCTGTTCTTCGCGAAGCCGCTGGATATGAGCGTCCGGTTGCTGCCGGAGGGGGAGTGA
- a CDS encoding PrkA family serine protein kinase — MTFLEKLLTYRDKENDLFWEGSFLDYLQLVRENPRIAGTSHELVYRMIEAAGITELGDGRREYAFFSGTLFGLEDAIQLLVEEYFRPSAQRLDVRKRLLLLMGPVSGGKSTLVTLLKNGLESFTRTPEGALYAIQGCPMQEEPLHLIPRELRDEFRKEYGVHIEGDLCPVCRMRLESEHGGRIEDMPVVRVLFSESDRTGIGTFAPSDPKSQDIADLTGSIDFSTITRYGSESDPRAYRFDGELNKANRGLMEFQEILKCDEKFLWNLLSLTQEGNFKAGRFALISADELIIAHTNETEYRAFISNKKNEALHSRMIVMRIPYNLKASQEERIYRKLVDASGLNNQVHLAPGALWTASVFTVMSRLKEPKKPGIDLIKKMYLYDGVEVDGVKKADVEELQREHHDEGMSGVDPRYVINRISSALIKGSKSCINALDVLRSLKEGLDQHPSISKEERERLMNLITQARKEYDHKAKTEVQRAFVYSFEESAHTMLNNYLDNVEAYCSGHKMKDPITSEEHDPDEKLMRSIEEQIGVTENQKRAFREEILIKISSFARRGRQFEYTSHEPLKDAIEKKLFADLKDVIKITTSTINPDEGQLKRMNEVSRRLIDHHGYCATCANELMKYVGSLLNR; from the coding sequence ATGACGTTCTTGGAAAAATTGTTAACGTATCGGGACAAGGAGAATGATCTCTTCTGGGAAGGCTCCTTTCTCGATTACTTGCAGCTCGTTAGAGAAAATCCGCGAATCGCCGGGACATCTCACGAATTAGTCTACCGGATGATCGAGGCGGCAGGCATAACCGAGCTGGGGGACGGACGGCGGGAGTACGCTTTTTTCAGCGGCACGCTGTTCGGCCTGGAGGATGCGATTCAACTGCTCGTGGAAGAATACTTCCGGCCGTCGGCCCAGCGGCTTGATGTCCGCAAGCGTCTTCTGCTGCTTATGGGTCCGGTCAGCGGCGGCAAATCGACGCTCGTCACCCTGCTGAAGAACGGACTTGAATCTTTTACACGTACGCCGGAAGGCGCGCTCTATGCCATTCAAGGGTGCCCGATGCAAGAGGAACCCCTCCATCTTATCCCTCGTGAACTGCGCGATGAATTCCGCAAAGAGTACGGGGTGCATATCGAAGGCGATCTCTGCCCGGTCTGCCGGATGAGACTGGAGAGTGAACACGGAGGCCGAATCGAGGACATGCCCGTGGTCCGGGTACTGTTCTCAGAAAGTGACCGGACGGGAATCGGAACATTCGCGCCATCAGACCCCAAATCGCAGGATATTGCCGATCTGACCGGCAGTATTGATTTTTCCACCATTACCCGCTACGGTTCCGAATCCGACCCCAGAGCCTACCGTTTTGACGGCGAACTTAACAAGGCCAACCGCGGCCTGATGGAATTTCAAGAGATTCTGAAATGCGATGAGAAGTTTCTGTGGAATTTGCTCTCTCTGACTCAGGAAGGCAATTTTAAAGCGGGACGATTTGCGCTTATCTCCGCCGACGAACTGATCATAGCCCATACGAACGAAACCGAATACCGCGCATTTATCTCCAATAAGAAGAATGAAGCCCTCCACTCCCGCATGATTGTCATGCGAATTCCCTATAATTTGAAAGCCAGTCAGGAAGAACGAATCTACCGCAAGCTCGTCGACGCCTCGGGCCTGAACAATCAGGTGCATCTGGCTCCGGGAGCGCTGTGGACAGCCTCCGTCTTCACGGTCATGTCCCGCCTGAAAGAACCGAAGAAACCGGGCATTGATCTTATCAAAAAAATGTACCTCTACGACGGCGTCGAAGTCGACGGTGTGAAAAAAGCCGATGTGGAAGAGCTGCAGCGGGAGCATCATGACGAGGGCATGTCCGGCGTCGATCCCCGGTATGTCATCAACCGGATTTCCAGCGCGCTCATCAAAGGCAGCAAGTCCTGCATCAATGCCCTGGACGTTCTCCGTTCCCTCAAAGAGGGGCTGGACCAGCATCCATCGATCTCCAAGGAAGAACGCGAGCGGCTGATGAATCTGATTACGCAGGCCCGCAAGGAATACGATCATAAAGCGAAGACCGAAGTGCAGCGCGCGTTTGTCTACTCCTTCGAGGAATCGGCCCACACGATGCTCAACAACTATCTGGATAATGTCGAAGCCTACTGCAGCGGTCACAAAATGAAAGACCCGATCACCTCCGAGGAGCATGATCCCGACGAGAAGCTGATGCGTTCCATAGAGGAGCAAATCGGCGTGACCGAGAATCAGAAACGGGCATTCCGCGAGGAAATTCTGATCAAAATTTCGTCGTTCGCACGCCGCGGCCGGCAGTTCGAATATACGTCGCATGAGCCGCTGAAGGACGCTATCGAGAAGAAGCTGTTCGCCGACCTGAAGGATGTCATCAAAATAACGACCTCGACGATCAATCCGGATGAGGGCCAGCTCAAGCGCATGAACGAAGTGTCCCGGCGCCTGATCGACCATCACGGCTACTGCGCCACTTGCGCGAATGAGCTGATGAAATACGTCGGCAGTTTGCTGAATCGGTGA
- a CDS encoding type IV toxin-antitoxin system AbiEi family antitoxin domain-containing protein — MGDLDFDYIKKGFLNVFEQLGVHEEEFFNLVRRYPNIHKLDDLIAAIKTEGESEKEAAIYPEIIKLFRNYNGIVNTNILKENQINYYQLNKLESMGKIIKLKRGLYALKDINYMVDEIVEAALLIPKGVLCLYSALAHHELTTYTPSEYNFAVSRKERKPTLPDYPPIRIFSYDDDTFDMGIEKIEKDGHFIKVYDLERTICDTVKYRNKLDANVVKEGLNNYSNSRKRNYIQLLKYAERLRVKSILNNYLEVL, encoded by the coding sequence ATGGGGGATTTAGATTTTGATTATATAAAAAAGGGTTTTTTGAATGTTTTTGAACAGCTGGGCGTACACGAAGAAGAATTTTTCAATCTGGTTCGTCGTTATCCTAATATCCATAAACTAGACGATCTTATAGCCGCTATTAAAACTGAAGGCGAAAGTGAAAAAGAGGCGGCAATCTATCCGGAAATCATAAAGCTGTTTAGGAATTATAATGGGATTGTCAATACGAACATTCTTAAAGAAAATCAGATAAATTACTATCAGCTTAACAAGCTTGAGTCGATGGGTAAGATTATCAAACTTAAACGTGGGCTCTATGCTCTTAAAGATATCAATTACATGGTTGACGAAATAGTAGAAGCGGCTCTTCTTATACCTAAAGGTGTTCTATGTCTATACTCTGCACTTGCCCATCATGAACTAACTACTTATACTCCGAGTGAATACAATTTTGCAGTATCCCGAAAAGAGAGAAAGCCTACTCTCCCTGACTATCCACCGATCCGGATATTTTCTTATGATGACGATACCTTTGACATGGGAATTGAAAAAATAGAGAAGGATGGTCATTTTATTAAAGTGTACGATCTGGAACGAACCATTTGTGATACTGTAAAATACAGGAATAAACTTGATGCCAATGTCGTTAAGGAAGGTCTGAATAACTACTCAAATAGCAGGAAGAGGAATTATATCCAACTCCTTAAATATGCGGAGAGATTGAGAGTGAAGTCTATCCTGAATAATTACCTTGAGGTGCTATAG